Proteins encoded by one window of Candidatus Methanoperedens sp.:
- a CDS encoding oligosaccharyl transferase, archaeosortase A system-associated — MSLYAKMTIWNKIRPESKTFIFLFLILLIGFKVRLFTFSQVFEPGRVVFLEADPYYHMWRVFSYIETFPGTFFFDPFLNFPYGAAVGWPPLSDQSIALVSLIAGSGNPGTYLVEIIGAFTPVFTGIISIISVYYIAKEIFNERAGLYSSLLLAVMPAHAQISFVGFVDHHILEVLISVIAYLFFMRSLKNDSYRFSILSGIMIGLSFLTWIGAPIFIGIILSYVIIQFIIDKKSNVDSNYLLKTGIISFSIAFFTILLFYLWIPWQKNLQAGVLSYFQLMYVFFGAIIVVFLGIISRFMKGQKWIFYPLILIVIFASFFFMMVISLPSFYENLLNSIGYLLRDASAIKQVIEAQPLFYTYDGIFLGWRFFSNPVWYQFSFSFYFAIIGFFLLIYYSRRGADKGTLFLIIWTLLVVSLALSQRRFTYMLAVNVAILSGFLLDKVALYSCNTGKFKTFHLKSDYIALFILTILVIPNSVMAYNMAQSPPKISDDWYDSLVWLRDNTPDPGRIPQYGVMAWWDYGNWILYISKRPVVANNFQIGGDEAARFFTEDNEILANEIMDKRKARYVVMDMQMGLNKFSQGDQVVIKGTFFGIANLANKDIGMYFDKNNFPNNNYFQTMYSKMHVFDGAGLKNYRMIYESKEMHYDIFDNVSRDIKIFEYVMGARIIGNATSNESVMLSGTIITNQKRRFEYTQKNNTDENGYFEFIVPYSKESPYRTKLLEGFTLKYDNITRSINVSEKDILNGNTISVN; from the coding sequence ATGAGTTTATACGCAAAAATGACAATTTGGAATAAAATCAGGCCGGAATCTAAGACTTTCATTTTCTTATTTCTAATACTTTTAATAGGTTTTAAAGTAAGGCTTTTTACTTTTTCGCAGGTTTTTGAGCCAGGCAGGGTAGTGTTTCTTGAGGCAGATCCATATTACCACATGTGGCGGGTATTTTCATATATAGAGACTTTCCCCGGGACGTTCTTTTTCGATCCGTTCCTTAATTTTCCATACGGTGCTGCCGTAGGGTGGCCACCTCTTTCAGATCAAAGCATCGCCCTGGTCTCTTTAATTGCCGGTTCTGGCAATCCGGGTACGTATCTTGTTGAAATAATAGGTGCATTTACCCCCGTATTTACAGGAATTATTTCTATAATTTCAGTATATTATATTGCAAAAGAAATTTTTAATGAACGTGCAGGTCTATATAGTTCCCTTTTACTTGCAGTGATGCCGGCGCATGCCCAGATATCGTTCGTGGGATTTGTTGACCATCATATTCTTGAGGTGCTTATTTCGGTTATAGCTTATTTGTTTTTTATGAGATCTTTAAAAAACGATTCCTACAGGTTCTCTATCTTATCCGGGATTATGATCGGATTATCGTTTCTTACATGGATCGGAGCTCCGATATTTATCGGGATAATATTATCTTATGTAATCATTCAGTTTATCATTGATAAAAAATCTAATGTTGATTCTAATTATCTTCTAAAAACCGGGATTATTTCATTTTCCATCGCTTTTTTTACGATTCTGCTTTTTTATCTCTGGATACCATGGCAGAAAAATCTGCAAGCAGGTGTGCTGTCATATTTCCAGTTAATGTATGTATTTTTTGGTGCGATAATAGTTGTTTTTTTAGGAATAATTTCCAGGTTCATGAAAGGCCAGAAATGGATTTTCTACCCATTAATATTAATTGTTATTTTTGCTTCTTTCTTTTTCATGATGGTAATTAGCTTGCCATCTTTTTACGAAAATTTATTGAACAGTATAGGATATTTGCTAAGGGATGCGTCTGCCATAAAACAGGTAATTGAGGCGCAACCTTTATTTTATACATATGATGGGATTTTTTTAGGATGGCGATTTTTCAGTAATCCTGTGTGGTATCAATTCTCTTTTAGTTTTTATTTTGCGATCATAGGATTTTTCTTATTAATTTATTATAGTCGAAGAGGGGCCGATAAAGGAACATTATTTCTCATAATATGGACTTTATTAGTCGTGTCACTTGCTCTATCCCAGAGGCGTTTTACTTATATGCTTGCAGTAAATGTGGCGATATTATCGGGATTCTTATTGGATAAGGTCGCATTATATAGTTGTAATACTGGTAAATTCAAAACTTTTCACCTGAAATCGGATTATATTGCTTTGTTCATTCTCACGATTCTTGTTATTCCAAATTCCGTGATGGCGTATAATATGGCACAATCTCCGCCCAAAATCTCGGATGACTGGTATGATTCATTGGTGTGGTTAAGAGATAACACCCCTGATCCTGGAAGAATCCCCCAGTATGGTGTTATGGCATGGTGGGATTATGGCAACTGGATATTGTATATTTCAAAACGTCCGGTTGTAGCCAATAATTTCCAGATCGGCGGTGATGAAGCTGCCAGGTTTTTCACAGAGGATAATGAAATACTTGCAAATGAGATAATGGATAAAAGAAAAGCAAGATATGTTGTTATGGATATGCAAATGGGGTTAAATAAGTTCAGTCAGGGTGATCAAGTAGTTATAAAAGGGACATTTTTTGGTATTGCAAATTTAGCAAACAAAGATATCGGGATGTATTTTGATAAAAATAATTTTCCCAATAATAATTATTTCCAAACAATGTATTCAAAAATGCATGTGTTCGATGGCGCAGGACTTAAAAACTACAGAATGATATATGAATCAAAGGAAATGCATTATGACATATTTGACAACGTAAGCAGGGACATTAAAATATTTGAATATGTAATGGGTGCAAGGATAATTGGAAATGCTACATCGAATGAATCTGTAATGCTTTCAGGCACGATAATTACAAACCAGAAAAGAAGATTTGAGTATACACAAAAAAATAATACAGATGAAAACGGATATTTTGAATTTATAGTTCCATATTCAAAAGAAAGTCCTTACAGGACAAAGTTATTAGAAGGCTTTACATTAAAATATGATAATATTACCCGTTCTATTAATGTTTCAGAAAAAGATATCCTTAATGGTAATACAATATCGGTGAACTGA
- a CDS encoding DUF2150 family protein, whose product MQVQKIVIPFYTQERWQNWIIQVKESGFKIDDEQKGAIFVNMEDDVVLACLKIIAKFEKNLITKEDALGQITSIKEIVLKQVEPISEDIDMMIESMQLSLMGVFASCECYIEKAFEKTKSLKPLIKKAIEAEKEENMGAVLGNIAEIGANILAGGKIKDKDLEDIPDGLVAEWLDGVDSLRAAMIGDTSYRDDEPDEGN is encoded by the coding sequence ATGCAAGTACAAAAAATTGTAATTCCCTTTTATACACAGGAAAGATGGCAGAACTGGATAATACAGGTCAAAGAAAGCGGTTTTAAGATCGATGATGAGCAAAAAGGAGCGATTTTTGTTAATATGGAAGATGATGTTGTCCTTGCATGCCTTAAAATTATTGCAAAATTTGAAAAGAACTTAATCACAAAAGAAGATGCACTGGGACAGATCACATCGATCAAGGAAATAGTTCTTAAGCAAGTTGAGCCCATTTCCGAGGACATTGATATGATGATCGAATCCATGCAATTATCGCTAATGGGCGTTTTTGCTTCATGTGAATGCTACATAGAGAAAGCATTTGAAAAAACAAAATCTCTCAAGCCTTTAATCAAAAAAGCAATAGAAGCCGAGAAAGAAGAGAATATGGGTGCAGTGCTTGGGAATATTGCGGAGATCGGCGCAAACATCCTCGCGGGCGGAAAAATAAAAGATAAGGACCTTGAGGATATTCCTGACGGACTTGTGGCTGAATGGCTTGATGGGGTAGACTCACTCAGGGCAGCTATGATAGGGGATACAAGCTATCGTGATGATGAGCCCGATGAAGGCAATTGA
- a CDS encoding TIGR03663 family protein, with protein MSNSCIHAFMIFKFPGKLDKTLIVFIFIAIAGFLLRLFKPAENPLDFDESIHAFTSFLLFKYNIYVYNPTTHGPFLYYMTAGIFQVLGDNILSARLFPALFGGGMVLLLFPLRRYFGDVKFLLISGMIAFSYSFITFSRQLRHDIFLAFFILAFIVCMILFFEHHSTLYLYSGSACLAITMAIKPTTYIFMFIIVYFLILNKNVFYRIYEELNTQTGKNNKISFIIIYIILIFISINYLFYNNLSDGFFKAIYNWVYQIYYPSGNLKEILFQPYYFYLINLLKFEFIIFITGLIGSIYYILLKDKSYFILFCSFWAILSLLIFSMIKYKTPDLILNIILPFIIVSGFFLGEIIERFFNKNRMNFTSIIIILLIVLVLINNPLLINSNNEYEEINQFIKINKGEQNDIYLVSLLGNFYTIQWPLPWYLREYNLLQADKGYAIELNYLFNAKYSDNAKDFVHPYKTKGVIISSTNITNMGKFGYNNSKRFEKSGVYIYY; from the coding sequence ATGTCAAATTCCTGCATACATGCCTTTATGATATTTAAATTTCCAGGAAAATTGGATAAAACACTGATTGTTTTTATTTTTATAGCTATCGCGGGTTTTTTACTGAGGCTATTTAAACCTGCAGAAAATCCTCTTGACTTTGATGAAAGTATTCATGCTTTTACATCATTTTTATTATTTAAATATAATATTTATGTATATAATCCTACTACTCATGGACCTTTTCTATATTATATGACTGCTGGGATCTTTCAAGTTCTGGGAGATAATATATTATCGGCTAGATTATTCCCGGCTTTATTTGGGGGAGGGATGGTTTTATTACTCTTTCCATTACGCCGATATTTTGGAGATGTTAAATTTTTATTAATATCAGGCATGATCGCATTTTCTTATTCTTTCATAACATTTTCAAGACAATTAAGACACGATATTTTCCTGGCGTTTTTCATTCTTGCCTTTATAGTATGCATGATATTATTCTTTGAGCATCATTCAACATTATATCTTTATTCAGGTTCTGCTTGTTTAGCAATAACTATGGCCATAAAGCCTACAACATATATTTTTATGTTTATCATAGTCTATTTCCTTATATTGAATAAAAATGTTTTTTATAGGATCTATGAAGAATTAAATACGCAAACTGGCAAAAATAATAAAATTAGCTTTATCATAATTTACATTATATTAATCTTTATTTCTATCAATTATTTATTTTATAATAATTTATCAGATGGATTTTTTAAGGCGATATATAATTGGGTTTACCAAATTTATTATCCAAGTGGTAATCTAAAAGAAATTCTATTTCAACCGTATTATTTTTATTTAATAAACCTATTGAAATTTGAATTTATTATTTTCATTACGGGTTTAATTGGCTCCATATATTATATATTATTAAAAGATAAAAGTTATTTTATTCTTTTTTGTTCTTTCTGGGCTATATTATCATTATTAATTTTTTCTATGATTAAATATAAAACTCCTGATCTTATACTGAATATTATATTGCCTTTTATAATTGTTTCCGGGTTTTTTCTTGGTGAAATAATAGAGAGATTTTTCAATAAAAACAGAATGAATTTTACATCAATAATAATTATACTGCTTATTGTATTGGTATTAATTAATAATCCTCTTTTAATTAACTCTAACAATGAATATGAAGAGATTAATCAATTTATTAAAATAAATAAAGGTGAACAAAATGATATATATTTAGTATCACTTCTTGGGAATTTTTATACCATACAATGGCCCCTTCCATGGTATTTAAGGGAGTATAATTTATTACAGGCTGATAAAGGTTACGCCATTGAATTAAATTATTTATTTAATGCAAAATACTCAGATAATGCAAAGGACTTTGTTCACCCTTATAAAACAAAAGGAGTGATTATTTCTTCAACAAACATAACAAACATGGGAAAATTTGGATACAATAATAGTAAGCGCTTTGAAAAATCCGGCGTGTATATATATTATTGA
- a CDS encoding signal peptidase I translates to MFLPLLSILVIASLFISLIILRKSILNNDFFNPVKRYSLSYHRKSSINNYIRDISKQPQDSQKMILKEVMIFSIFSLIMLIIASKSIFFTAVVSGSMVPTFERNDLILMQNIGKSYNIGDIVMFIDPYTSRPVTHRIAKIGDDGMIRTAGDFSGLMDGWKITKENILAKAITINGKPIVIKRYGRFFIVDAKDQQLALFGNDYRSYFLFFQVIKIYGYVIIVLCIILYITLSFKKKPWQNR, encoded by the coding sequence ATGTTTTTACCGCTACTGAGTATTTTGGTCATTGCATCTCTTTTTATATCTTTGATCATTTTGAGGAAGTCAATACTTAACAATGACTTTTTTAATCCTGTAAAACGCTATTCTTTATCATACCATAGAAAATCCAGCATAAATAATTACATAAGGGATATTTCCAAACAACCTCAGGATTCCCAGAAGATGATACTCAAAGAAGTAATGATCTTTTCTATTTTTTCATTAATTATGTTAATTATTGCATCAAAAAGTATATTCTTTACAGCAGTAGTATCCGGAAGTATGGTACCTACGTTTGAAAGAAACGACCTGATCCTGATGCAAAATATAGGTAAATCATATAACATCGGGGATATCGTAATGTTCATTGACCCTTATACAAGCCGGCCCGTAACTCACAGGATAGCTAAGATTGGCGATGACGGCATGATAAGAACAGCAGGGGATTTCTCAGGCCTGATGGACGGATGGAAGATCACGAAAGAAAATATTCTTGCAAAAGCTATTACTATTAATGGAAAGCCTATTGTTATCAAAAGATACGGGAGATTTTTCATAGTTGATGCCAAGGACCAGCAGTTAGCTCTTTTTGGAAATGATTACAGGAGTTATTTCCTGTTTTTCCAGGTGATCAAAATTTACGGTTATGTTATTATAGTTCTTTGTATAATATTATATATTACTCTTTCATTCAAGAAAAAGCCATGGCAAAATAGATAA
- a CDS encoding response regulator produces the protein MSTDNSTKKVLIVDDEPDTLELVKLVLESGGFEAVLANNGKEALAQIATLRPDLVLLDIMMPDMDGWDVFRKMKERDPGIPIAILTAKAQNIDKLLGLHVLKADDYITKPFGKNELISKVRKLTGLTDKKQITTIN, from the coding sequence ATGAGTACAGATAATTCAACAAAAAAAGTTCTTATAGTGGATGATGAACCAGATACGCTGGAACTTGTTAAGCTGGTACTTGAAAGCGGGGGTTTTGAAGCTGTTCTTGCAAATAACGGAAAGGAAGCCCTGGCCCAAATAGCTACCTTACGTCCCGATCTTGTTCTTCTGGACATCATGATGCCGGATATGGACGGATGGGATGTGTTCAGGAAAATGAAAGAAAGAGACCCGGGCATTCCCATCGCTATTTTAACAGCAAAAGCGCAGAATATCGATAAATTGCTGGGTTTACATGTTTTAAAGGCTGACGATTATATAACTAAACCATTCGGGAAAAATGAATTGATCAGCAAAGTGAGGAAATTAACAGGATTAACAGATAAAAAGCAAATAACGACCATAAATTAA
- a CDS encoding class I SAM-dependent methyltransferase, translating to MLIHKILGLPEDENVCFVEESFASLKNNTLTLQYLENISKDPDAPVSGIKDEDDNIIGLVLINPESEESESFHAIFTNIISSRPIPTNSSRIFSGIVRNMKLQNSYKTTIREFSEAVNEYFSIELVNRHLCENCHVNKEPYNMVYIESRNARLKGILDRYRLKGNILEICCGNGMSTLPLHNMGYDPLSVDYDKCQICQGLEHNVLDPKRTIVIDATRLCEFFNINSFDTIVGFMLGTIYPFNKSVWEKMMTESVSILKPAGMILLTVNKKEEIEILINALEINGISGELIDNTDGKGIYDQWVYVGTKE from the coding sequence ATGCTAATCCACAAAATCTTAGGTCTTCCTGAAGATGAGAATGTCTGTTTTGTTGAAGAAAGCTTTGCTTCTTTAAAAAACAATACGCTTACATTACAGTATCTGGAAAATATCAGTAAAGACCCGGACGCTCCGGTATCAGGGATAAAAGATGAAGATGATAATATTATCGGCCTGGTTCTTATTAATCCTGAATCCGAAGAATCAGAATCGTTCCATGCAATTTTTACAAACATAATTTCTTCAAGACCAATTCCAACTAATAGCAGCAGGATTTTTTCCGGAATTGTCAGAAATATGAAGCTGCAAAATTCGTATAAAACGACGATCCGGGAATTTAGCGAAGCTGTAAATGAATATTTTTCCATCGAACTTGTTAACAGGCATTTATGTGAAAATTGCCACGTAAACAAAGAACCCTATAATATGGTTTATATTGAAAGCAGGAATGCCAGGTTAAAAGGAATCCTTGATAGATATAGACTCAAGGGCAATATACTGGAAATATGCTGCGGGAACGGGATGTCCACTCTGCCGCTCCATAATATGGGATATGATCCTCTATCTGTCGATTATGATAAATGCCAGATATGCCAGGGACTTGAACATAATGTGCTTGACCCGAAGAGGACAATAGTTATTGATGCCACCAGGCTTTGCGAATTCTTCAATATAAATTCTTTTGATACAATAGTTGGCTTTATGCTCGGGACGATATATCCATTCAATAAAAGTGTGTGGGAAAAGATGATGACTGAATCAGTGTCGATTCTCAAACCGGCAGGAATGATACTGCTAACAGTAAATAAGAAAGAAGAGATAGAGATATTGATAAACGCACTTGAAATAAATGGGATCAGCGGGGAATTAATTGATAATACCGATGGCAAAGGCATTTATGACCAGTGGGTATATGTAGGAACTAAAGAATAA
- a CDS encoding TRAM domain-containing protein, with product MPRDRRDFFYRKAKDEGYRSRAAFKLKQINEKFKIIKKGNTVVDLGAAPGGWLQVAKELSGGIVVGVDILDIEEIEGVDVIKGDIRLDKTIGNIRKKIESDKADVVICDAAPNLSGSWSYDHARSIDLSTSALECARKILKNGGNFAVKVFQGDMFPDFLNKVRLYFGKVQAFSPEASRQQSAEIYVIGKELLTDAVKMNGEYAVTIEDTGASGDGIAKINDFVVFVKDAKKGEKLNIRIRFIKPNFAFGDRI from the coding sequence ATGCCGCGAGACAGAAGGGATTTTTTCTATAGAAAAGCAAAGGATGAAGGTTATCGTTCCCGCGCTGCTTTTAAACTCAAGCAGATCAATGAAAAATTTAAGATAATAAAAAAAGGAAATACTGTTGTTGATCTTGGCGCGGCGCCAGGGGGATGGCTCCAGGTCGCAAAAGAACTCTCCGGCGGAATAGTTGTAGGTGTGGATATTCTGGATATCGAGGAGATAGAAGGTGTGGATGTAATAAAAGGTGATATCCGACTTGATAAAACCATTGGAAATATAAGGAAAAAGATCGAGTCGGATAAAGCTGATGTCGTAATTTGCGATGCTGCGCCTAACCTTTCAGGAAGCTGGAGTTATGACCATGCCCGCTCTATTGACCTTTCAACTTCAGCTCTAGAGTGCGCAAGAAAGATACTGAAGAACGGAGGGAATTTTGCGGTTAAAGTATTCCAGGGAGACATGTTCCCGGACTTCCTTAATAAGGTTCGCCTGTATTTTGGAAAGGTACAGGCTTTTTCCCCTGAAGCGTCCCGGCAGCAGAGCGCTGAAATATATGTTATCGGGAAGGAATTACTGACTGACGCGGTCAAAATGAACGGGGAATATGCCGTCACGATAGAGGACACTGGCGCAAGCGGGGACGGGATCGCAAAGATCAATGATTTCGTTGTGTTCGTAAAAGATGCAAAAAAGGGAGAGAAACTTAATATCCGGATCAGGTTCATAAAACCCAATTTTGCGTTCGGGGATAGAATTTAA
- a CDS encoding PQQ-like beta-propeller repeat protein: protein MLEYLIVNKLLRAKSGGKKKVDILTLYTHLHKLLIMSLIFIFLPLSVSANWQNYGGDLGHSGYSDSSPVPLELRWEYRIGTSEISAPIIDAGILFVGSDDNNLYAIDAVKGELKWQFPTLGKVYTPAAKNGVVFAASFDNNIYALDYDGNQKWISNAGFSTASPPIVYNNILYGGFDKYIYAIFINNGSIDWRYATDGKVESSPAISQGLVYAGSHDDNLYALDARNKNLRWKYTTGGSITSSPAVINGIVFVGANDNNVYAIDSNSGELKWREKTNDIVRSTPAVFQNSIYIGSNDNTLYAMNIDNGDILWKFVTGGWIDSQPIVTKDIVYSGSKDGTIYAIDREKGTKISSYDAGSGIISLAISDNLLYATSDDGYVRAFGLEVPESSIVPNVAPDLILPEIKINPIPINTTSEILTVSGTATDSSGIIMVTVNGIEAGAENWKATLTLDNGTNIISIKAVDKAGNIKSEVRTVKYIPPVDRETSPVGTPGFSLYLGVISVLIILILNKNKKNQ from the coding sequence ATGCTTGAGTATCTAATTGTAAATAAGCTATTAAGAGCGAAATCAGGCGGGAAAAAGAAAGTGGATATTTTGACCTTATACACACATCTTCATAAATTACTAATCATGAGCCTTATTTTCATCTTCTTGCCTTTATCAGTATCAGCGAACTGGCAGAATTATGGTGGTGATCTTGGGCATAGCGGTTATTCAGATAGTTCGCCAGTTCCGCTGGAATTAAGGTGGGAATACCGTATAGGGACTTCAGAAATATCTGCACCCATAATTGATGCAGGAATACTTTTTGTGGGTTCTGATGATAATAATCTGTATGCTATAGACGCTGTTAAAGGTGAGCTAAAATGGCAGTTCCCCACTCTTGGGAAAGTCTATACACCGGCAGCAAAAAACGGGGTGGTTTTTGCAGCTTCTTTTGATAATAATATTTATGCTTTAGATTATGATGGAAACCAGAAATGGATATCAAATGCCGGATTTAGTACGGCCTCGCCACCAATCGTTTATAATAATATTCTCTATGGGGGGTTTGATAAATATATTTATGCAATATTTATTAACAATGGCAGTATAGACTGGAGATATGCAACTGATGGAAAAGTAGAATCCTCCCCGGCTATCTCACAGGGCCTTGTTTATGCTGGTTCACATGATGATAATTTATATGCTCTTGATGCAAGAAATAAAAATCTCAGATGGAAATATACTACCGGCGGGAGTATCACATCATCCCCGGCTGTGATCAATGGGATTGTATTTGTAGGAGCAAATGATAACAACGTTTATGCTATTGACTCTAATAGCGGAGAATTGAAATGGCGAGAAAAAACGAATGATATAGTAAGATCAACTCCTGCAGTTTTTCAAAATTCGATTTATATAGGCTCTAATGATAATACATTATATGCAATGAATATTGATAATGGGGATATCCTCTGGAAATTTGTAACGGGTGGATGGATCGACTCTCAGCCGATAGTGACAAAAGATATTGTTTATTCAGGATCGAAGGACGGAACAATTTACGCTATTGACAGGGAAAAAGGAACTAAAATCAGTAGTTATGATGCAGGTAGCGGAATAATATCCCTGGCAATATCGGATAATTTGTTATATGCTACATCAGATGATGGTTATGTCCGTGCTTTTGGATTAGAAGTCCCTGAATCTTCAATAGTTCCTAATGTTGCTCCGGATTTGATCCTTCCTGAAATTAAAATAAATCCTATTCCTATAAACACTACTTCTGAAATACTGACTGTATCAGGCACAGCAACGGATTCAAGTGGTATTATAATGGTAACTGTCAATGGTATAGAAGCCGGGGCTGAGAACTGGAAAGCAACCTTGACCCTTGATAATGGCACAAATATTATATCAATAAAGGCAGTAGATAAAGCAGGAAATATTAAATCCGAGGTCCGTACGGTTAAATATATTCCACCTGTAGACCGGGAAACATCACCTGTCGGAACACCGGGATTTTCACTTTATCTTGGTGTAATATCCGTACTGATAATTTTAATTTTGAATAAAAATAAAAAAAATCAATAA
- a CDS encoding septum site-determining protein MinD, with protein sequence MAPKIIALASGKGGVGKTTVALNIGFALASLNKKVLVVDTDISLPNLDLYTGLEKPMITLLEVLNGSSDVRNAIYQIQMGLNILPCGSSLQALKDVNMDKLGEIISELKNSDYDFIILDVPAGLSKFSILPVTYSDEVILVVNPEPASISDAQKVKGVAGLAGLNITGIIVNKYKKSIYNDLGVKLGLPVIGVIPEDDSIIKSRDTKKPLILLKPKSPSAKALMKIAKKIGGIPEKKSIFARLLR encoded by the coding sequence ATGGCTCCAAAAATCATTGCTCTAGCATCAGGGAAAGGCGGTGTTGGAAAAACAACCGTTGCACTAAATATCGGGTTTGCATTAGCATCTTTGAACAAAAAAGTTTTAGTTGTGGATACTGATATATCCCTCCCAAACCTGGATCTATATACCGGTCTTGAAAAGCCTATGATAACTCTTCTTGAAGTGCTTAATGGTTCATCAGATGTCAGGAATGCAATATATCAAATCCAGATGGGACTAAATATTTTACCATGCGGCTCTTCACTTCAGGCCCTGAAAGATGTGAATATGGACAAATTAGGTGAAATTATATCTGAGCTTAAGAATTCGGATTATGATTTTATAATTCTTGATGTTCCTGCAGGTCTTTCGAAGTTCAGCATATTGCCTGTTACTTATTCAGATGAGGTAATATTAGTTGTTAACCCGGAACCTGCTTCTATATCGGATGCGCAAAAAGTCAAAGGTGTTGCAGGTCTTGCCGGCCTGAATATAACAGGAATTATTGTAAATAAATATAAAAAGAGTATATATAATGACCTTGGAGTAAAGCTGGGATTACCCGTAATAGGTGTTATACCGGAAGATGATTCTATCATTAAATCCAGGGATACAAAAAAACCTCTTATCCTGCTGAAACCAAAATCACCATCTGCAAAGGCCTTGATGAAAATAGCAAAAAAGATCGGTGGGATTCCTGAGAAAAAAAGTATTTTTGCCAGGTTGTTAAGATAA